One part of the Candidatus Wallbacteria bacterium genome encodes these proteins:
- a CDS encoding AbrB/MazE/SpoVT family DNA-binding domain-containing protein produces MVLKIQKWGNSLALRLPKALLQLLGVGCETAVDVQVEDGRIMILPLKKKMDLNEMLSKIDKHNLHAEEWEVKSRGREAI; encoded by the coding sequence ATGGTGCTTAAAATTCAGAAATGGGGGAACAGCCTGGCTCTGCGGTTGCCCAAGGCATTGCTGCAACTATTGGGCGTGGGCTGCGAGACTGCTGTTGACGTACAGGTTGAGGATGGAAGGATCATGATTCTTCCCCTGAAGAAAAAAATGGATCTCAACGAAATGTTGAGCAAAATCGACAAGCACAATCTGCATGCCGAAGAATGGGAAGTAAAATCCCGCGGCAGGGAAGCTATCTGA
- a CDS encoding ATP-binding protein: MIKRPYWLSLIHAAWSKRPLVWLSGVRRVGKTTLTKMLAGAVCLNCDLPSDERRLEDPEHFLSSLPQDGILILDEIHRLKDPSRVMKIAADVFPRLHVLATGSSTLAATGKFRDSLTGRKTVVNLTPVLWTECADGFSTMDLDRRLLNGGLPEQLLAEKPDHAFFSEWLDGFYARDIQELFGIRERTGFLNLLRLMLRQSGGTVDYSALSRECDLSRPTVKAHLEAMSVACALFALPPFHGGGRREQLKRPKVYAFDTGFVSFVRGSSEIRDTDRGLLWEHLVLDALRTSAGEHGLGYWRDKSGREVDFVLSRGRKVEAFECKINPDRLETESLRVFRGFYPDGDNFVVSPGTVKPYVRTLDGMTVHFVGCRELLEKSWN; this comes from the coding sequence ATGATTAAAAGACCTTACTGGCTTTCCCTCATCCATGCGGCCTGGAGCAAGAGACCGCTTGTCTGGCTTTCAGGAGTGCGCCGCGTCGGCAAAACAACTCTGACAAAAATGCTGGCCGGAGCCGTCTGCCTGAACTGCGACCTGCCATCCGACGAACGGCGACTGGAAGACCCTGAGCATTTTCTGAGTTCATTGCCCCAGGATGGAATTCTGATACTTGATGAAATCCATCGTTTGAAAGATCCTTCCAGGGTCATGAAGATTGCAGCCGATGTTTTTCCCAGACTGCACGTTCTGGCAACAGGCTCATCCACTCTTGCGGCAACAGGAAAGTTCCGCGACAGCCTGACCGGACGAAAAACAGTTGTCAATCTGACTCCCGTGCTCTGGACGGAGTGCGCTGACGGCTTCTCCACCATGGATCTGGACCGCCGCCTGTTGAACGGGGGCCTTCCGGAGCAGCTGCTGGCGGAAAAACCCGATCATGCTTTTTTCAGCGAATGGCTGGACGGTTTTTATGCCCGGGATATTCAGGAACTTTTCGGAATCAGGGAAAGAACCGGATTTCTGAATCTTCTGCGTCTCATGCTGCGGCAGAGCGGCGGCACAGTTGATTATTCAGCCCTTTCCCGGGAATGCGACCTCAGCAGGCCGACAGTGAAAGCTCATCTGGAAGCCATGTCCGTAGCCTGCGCGCTGTTCGCGCTTCCTCCCTTTCATGGTGGAGGGCGTCGCGAGCAGCTCAAAAGGCCAAAAGTGTATGCCTTTGATACCGGGTTCGTTTCCTTTGTCCGCGGATCTTCAGAAATCCGCGACACAGACCGCGGTCTGCTCTGGGAGCACCTGGTTCTTGATGCATTGCGTACTTCGGCTGGTGAGCATGGACTCGGATACTGGCGCGACAAATCAGGCCGGGAAGTGGACTTTGTGCTCAGCCGCGGCCGAAAGGTCGAAGCCTTTGAGTGCAAGATCAACCCTGATCGTCTTGAGACTGAGTCCCTGAGAGTTTTCCGGGGTTTCTACCCGGATGGAGACAATTTCGTCGTATCTCCCGGGACAGTCAAGCCATATGTCCGCACTCTAGATGGGATGACCGTCCATTTTGTCGGCTGCCGCGAACTGCTGGAAAAATCCTGGAATTGA
- the rpoD gene encoding RNA polymerase sigma factor RpoD — translation MKKTSKEKTKAKTQTVVAAEDPGTLAIKVVEQISSENGKKKVYTYKEINEIIPEGLDPEILDEVVTRLMDRGVEIVDTEDQKFEEEIEHIILTDDKFRQKFLPDEKVLDAVKLYLRNIGRVKLLTGLEEVELAKKIEKGDKNSERKLIEANLRLVVSVAKKYTRRGLFFLDLIQEGNQGLIKAVKKFKYRKGFKFSTYAIWWIRQAITRAIADQARTVRIPVHMVEIINKLSKISRQLLQELGREPLVEEISGKAKMTVEKVKEILKISQEPISLETPVGEEEDTHLGDFVEDKRAKSPAESAFHTMLREQINDVLSTLTTREGKVLKYRFGLCDGCPRTLEEVGQIFGVTRERIRQIEAKALRKLRHPSRSKKLREFYVD, via the coding sequence ATGAAAAAGACCAGCAAAGAAAAGACCAAGGCTAAGACTCAGACTGTGGTTGCAGCAGAGGACCCAGGGACACTGGCCATCAAAGTCGTGGAGCAGATTTCCTCTGAGAACGGGAAGAAAAAAGTCTATACTTATAAGGAAATCAACGAAATCATCCCTGAGGGACTGGATCCGGAAATACTGGATGAAGTAGTGACCAGATTGATGGACCGCGGTGTAGAGATTGTAGACACTGAAGATCAGAAATTCGAAGAAGAGATTGAACATATCATTCTGACAGACGACAAGTTCCGCCAGAAGTTCCTGCCTGACGAGAAAGTGCTCGACGCTGTCAAGCTTTATCTGCGCAACATCGGCCGTGTCAAGCTCCTCACAGGTCTGGAAGAGGTGGAACTGGCCAAGAAGATCGAGAAAGGCGACAAGAATTCAGAGCGGAAGCTGATCGAAGCCAATCTCAGGCTTGTGGTATCAGTTGCCAAGAAATACACCAGGCGAGGCCTGTTTTTCCTGGACCTGATCCAGGAGGGCAATCAGGGCCTGATCAAGGCAGTCAAAAAATTCAAATACAGGAAGGGTTTCAAGTTTTCCACCTATGCCATCTGGTGGATCAGGCAGGCCATCACCAGAGCCATTGCAGACCAGGCGAGGACTGTTCGTATCCCTGTACACATGGTGGAAATAATCAACAAGCTGAGCAAGATCTCCAGACAGCTCCTGCAGGAACTGGGCAGAGAGCCGCTGGTGGAGGAAATCTCAGGCAAAGCCAAGATGACTGTTGAGAAAGTCAAAGAAATACTCAAGATTTCCCAGGAACCGATTTCCCTGGAAACTCCTGTGGGCGAAGAGGAAGACACTCATCTGGGCGATTTCGTGGAAGATAAACGTGCCAAATCCCCTGCAGAAAGCGCTTTTCATACCATGCTGCGCGAGCAGATCAATGATGTGCTCTCCACTCTGACTACCCGTGAAGGCAAAGTGCTCAAATACAGATTCGGGCTCTGCGACGGCTGCCCGCGCACACTGGAAGAAGTGGGACAGATCTTCGGCGTGACCCGCGAACGCATCAGGCAGATCGAAGCCAAGGCTCTGCGCAAGCTTAGGCATCCCAGCAGGAGCAAGAAGCTGCGCGAATTTTACGTGGATTGA
- a CDS encoding HAD family hydrolase, protein MTKWTFIFDADDTLWENQELFDHFEEKWAILVKEFGLEIEKARPRLHQLDAECYQLGKFGNVFFLSSMEKVFTEFLTSPEQAIRKVRELHDGIFLSPPKVFSEIPGVLETLKKKANLYLLTKGELSTQRRKIEQSGLEHHFNGFIVTSRKDVDTYRKLARQYALDPASTVMVGNSPKSDINPALNAGWWAIFYQRRLLWHLEAEELVETPRMFIIDNLAEIISIAEKMQGKP, encoded by the coding sequence ATGACTAAATGGACTTTCATTTTTGACGCTGATGACACACTCTGGGAAAATCAGGAGCTGTTCGATCATTTTGAGGAAAAGTGGGCTATACTGGTAAAGGAATTCGGCCTGGAGATCGAAAAAGCCAGGCCCAGGCTTCATCAGCTTGATGCAGAATGTTATCAGCTGGGAAAATTCGGGAATGTTTTTTTTCTCTCCAGCATGGAAAAGGTTTTCACGGAATTTCTTACTTCACCTGAACAGGCGATCCGGAAAGTCCGCGAACTGCATGACGGCATCTTTCTCTCGCCTCCCAAAGTATTCTCTGAAATTCCAGGGGTGCTCGAAACTTTGAAAAAGAAGGCGAATCTCTATCTTCTTACCAAAGGCGAACTGTCCACGCAACGCAGAAAGATCGAGCAGAGCGGACTGGAGCACCATTTCAATGGGTTCATCGTTACCAGCCGGAAGGATGTGGACACCTACAGAAAGCTGGCCCGCCAGTATGCCCTGGATCCAGCCAGCACTGTGATGGTCGGAAACAGTCCGAAGTCCGATATCAACCCCGCACTCAACGCAGGCTGGTGGGCCATCTTTTATCAGCGCCGGCTGCTCTGGCATCTGGAAGCAGAGGAACTGGTTGAAACACCCAGAATGTTTATCATCGATAATCTGGCGGAAATAATTTCCATCGCCGAAAAAATGCAGGGAAAGCCATAA
- a CDS encoding efflux RND transporter periplasmic adaptor subunit yields the protein MQSNKSLLLFFVFLLLVFGCGRSVFKSAEIKQEKSLIFAGELKPLVSHSLCSPSESILVDIRDEGSFIKTGEIIARFSTEEIKNELDGVTTEIETLNLNRQIELLDKEIERIQLLNEIKFASYEVAVVEEELKNLKPEEKTLIPMRREIAQSEKKFADLSIQLKDTLGFAEKGYISSEEVSQKSKEVQVAKIELEKLRQDFALKNDQPELTNKSKAAELSAQKQQLEQCKVELQSFDKNQEIDRINYEITLSLKQKSLLRLEKLLQESSITSPSSGFLVLEKTWIGGESRKVMKGTTLWEGLIYAKVQGASKYRVEFQIPQFYSREFKVGSQVEFHLLPYPDKLLTAEISYLSPVASYDRNDRKGVRKIKGHAVFEASGIDLLPGMTVYGNISGSAIARSDRSGTITKFKKITVAKKKFVKKLEGMAEFYSLKSVFLSNVSRGKADTLAQDGSEVKTDEVMAVFSNEDLDKRLKDREDALSQKSSEVELLADEEDKLRQSVDISLDNLKKKLEIAETEYELACSANPTSLKKLALKKEKLSALNQLLMEKEKSNRELFDKGFISRNELQDSEDALQQNETELILLKIEEDKELEGSPKLERLQKELAYQKASCEYEKALKNQKNSLESFALKKKRTMLEFENAKFNYDSQVRTIDKMTFKAPISGYALRLKRWTNNGSAKIKEGDELWPYESFMAITDVNNLALKGYLEERYLNLVKIGQPVLFYFSKNPDEKFSGKVLKIDPYIQKGSPLGNSNTNSFQIQISVDQTSPKFQPEAQVDFQIIAVEIPDAVAIPSEAVFKDEKGYYVLTSRKNKKRVEIADRNEEEFLIGKGIGAGEAIQLPESETE from the coding sequence ATGCAAAGCAATAAATCTCTCCTGCTTTTTTTTGTGTTCCTGCTGCTTGTATTTGGCTGCGGGCGGAGTGTGTTCAAAAGTGCGGAAATAAAACAGGAAAAATCCCTGATCTTCGCCGGAGAACTGAAACCGCTCGTCTCGCACAGCCTCTGCAGTCCCAGCGAATCGATCCTTGTAGACATCAGGGACGAAGGCAGTTTTATCAAGACCGGTGAGATTATCGCCCGGTTTTCCACGGAAGAAATCAAAAATGAGCTGGACGGAGTCACTACAGAAATCGAGACCTTGAATCTGAATCGTCAGATAGAGCTTCTGGATAAGGAAATCGAGCGGATTCAGCTGTTAAATGAAATCAAATTCGCATCCTATGAAGTCGCTGTCGTGGAAGAGGAACTGAAAAACCTGAAACCTGAAGAGAAAACCCTGATCCCCATGCGCAGGGAAATAGCTCAGTCTGAAAAAAAGTTTGCAGATCTGTCTATTCAACTGAAAGATACGCTGGGTTTTGCGGAAAAAGGCTATATTTCCAGCGAGGAAGTATCCCAGAAAAGTAAAGAAGTGCAGGTGGCTAAGATCGAGCTTGAAAAATTAAGGCAGGATTTCGCGCTTAAAAATGATCAGCCGGAACTTACCAATAAATCGAAAGCCGCTGAGCTCTCCGCTCAAAAACAGCAGCTCGAGCAGTGTAAAGTAGAGCTGCAGTCCTTTGACAAAAATCAGGAGATCGACAGGATAAATTATGAGATCACACTTTCCCTGAAGCAGAAAAGTCTTCTGCGCCTTGAGAAGCTTTTGCAGGAATCCAGCATCACTTCGCCTTCATCCGGATTCCTGGTGCTGGAAAAAACCTGGATCGGTGGTGAATCACGGAAAGTCATGAAAGGCACTACGCTCTGGGAAGGACTAATCTATGCCAAAGTGCAGGGCGCCTCAAAGTACAGGGTGGAATTCCAGATTCCGCAATTTTACAGCAGGGAGTTCAAAGTCGGGAGTCAGGTTGAATTTCATCTGCTGCCTTATCCGGATAAATTGCTGACCGCTGAAATCAGCTATCTGAGCCCTGTGGCATCCTATGACAGGAACGACAGGAAAGGAGTCCGGAAAATCAAGGGTCATGCTGTTTTCGAAGCTTCCGGAATTGACCTGCTGCCTGGAATGACGGTTTACGGGAACATCAGCGGAAGCGCGATTGCCCGATCCGACCGCTCAGGAACGATTACCAAGTTCAAAAAAATAACGGTTGCTAAAAAGAAGTTCGTGAAAAAGCTGGAGGGCATGGCAGAGTTTTATTCGCTGAAAAGCGTCTTCCTGTCCAATGTTTCAAGGGGAAAGGCAGATACACTCGCCCAGGATGGCAGTGAAGTGAAAACAGATGAAGTGATGGCTGTGTTTTCCAATGAGGATCTGGATAAAAGGTTGAAAGACAGGGAAGATGCCCTTTCCCAGAAAAGTTCAGAAGTAGAGCTGCTTGCAGACGAAGAGGATAAACTACGGCAGTCGGTGGATATTTCCCTGGACAACCTGAAAAAAAAGCTTGAAATTGCGGAGACTGAATACGAGCTGGCATGCTCAGCCAACCCGACCAGTCTGAAAAAACTGGCCCTGAAAAAGGAAAAACTCTCTGCTTTGAATCAGCTGCTCATGGAAAAAGAGAAAAGCAACCGGGAACTCTTTGATAAGGGTTTCATCTCCAGGAACGAACTTCAGGATTCCGAGGACGCTCTGCAGCAAAACGAAACGGAATTGATTCTCCTGAAAATTGAAGAAGATAAGGAGCTTGAAGGCTCTCCTAAACTGGAACGGCTTCAAAAGGAACTCGCCTATCAAAAAGCCAGCTGCGAGTATGAAAAAGCCCTGAAGAATCAGAAAAACAGCCTGGAATCGTTTGCTCTTAAAAAAAAGCGCACTATGCTCGAATTCGAGAACGCCAAATTCAACTATGATTCCCAGGTCCGGACCATCGACAAAATGACTTTCAAAGCCCCGATTTCCGGCTATGCCTTGCGCCTCAAACGCTGGACCAACAATGGTTCCGCCAAGATCAAGGAAGGCGACGAACTCTGGCCCTATGAATCATTCATGGCAATCACTGACGTGAATAATCTGGCCTTGAAAGGTTACCTGGAGGAACGCTACCTGAACCTGGTAAAAATCGGGCAGCCGGTGCTGTTCTATTTCTCGAAAAACCCGGATGAGAAATTCAGCGGCAAAGTATTGAAGATCGACCCTTATATCCAGAAAGGAAGCCCTTTAGGTAATTCAAATACCAATTCGTTTCAGATCCAGATTTCAGTGGACCAGACATCTCCGAAATTTCAGCCTGAAGCACAGGTGGATTTCCAGATAATTGCCGTAGAAATTCCTGATGCTGTAGCGATTCCCAGCGAGGCGGTTTTCAAGGATGAGAAAGGTTACTATGTTCTGACCTCCCGGAAAAATAAAAAAAGAGTTGAGATCGCAGACAGGAATGAGGAAGAGTTCCTGATCGGCAAAGGAATAGGAGCTGGTGAAGCAATCCAGCTCCCGGAGAGCGAAACCGAATGA
- the dnaG gene encoding DNA primase codes for MGLVPRHVIDEIVSRVDLLELAEKYLSLEKSGSNFKGLCPFHSEKTPSFMISPEKQIYHCFGCGAGGNVLKFLMQIENLSFYEAIKRLAQVTGISLKFDEKLMDEETRNAEKKERMKKLLARVTQIYRSQLSQHHDGMNYFLARGLTPETLDRFSLGYAPPSGAVARSSEFTPEQRDLLAEAGVLQGEAADCYEKFSGRVIFPLQNKQGEVIGFGGRIIVEKNAAKYLNSPDSLLFKKGENFYGMLQCAQGIRQKNAALLVEGYLDLITLVQAGVDNVLATLGTALTPHQARTLKRMCRDIFILYDNDEAGIKASLRCGEIFAKEGVLVSIVRIPGAKDPDEFIRKFGPEKLEEVLRKKVSYFEVKLEFLNRGIDLENIIDRKRLYTNLKQVLTEVLEFSELLYEDLLTLWSSEYRVRKELLRIESISIQSEKKLKKILDEPKPMDKIEREVLRMALNFEEYREKLKSLGSQSEDFFKDESLKEITRQIISSDNRAGWMRELSEKAVQTFTELTFSPPTGLESSDYWMGHISKLEQRLKNEQLKNIRQKISQAEEAGDYEAVQKWQELYLKLSKNLQPNG; via the coding sequence ATGGGATTAGTTCCGAGGCACGTTATTGACGAAATTGTCAGCCGGGTCGATCTGCTCGAACTGGCTGAAAAATACCTGAGTCTTGAAAAAAGCGGATCTAATTTCAAGGGGCTTTGCCCGTTCCATTCTGAAAAGACTCCCTCATTCATGATCAGCCCGGAGAAGCAGATCTATCACTGCTTCGGGTGCGGCGCAGGCGGGAATGTGCTTAAATTCCTGATGCAGATCGAAAACCTGAGTTTTTACGAAGCGATCAAGAGACTGGCCCAGGTCACGGGCATCAGCCTCAAATTCGATGAGAAACTGATGGACGAGGAAACCCGCAATGCCGAGAAAAAGGAGCGGATGAAAAAGCTCCTGGCCAGGGTAACCCAGATTTACCGCTCTCAGCTCAGCCAGCATCATGACGGCATGAATTATTTTCTAGCCAGGGGACTCACCCCAGAGACTCTCGACAGATTCAGCCTGGGATATGCTCCACCCAGCGGAGCGGTTGCGAGAAGCAGCGAGTTCACACCTGAACAGAGGGATCTGCTGGCTGAAGCCGGAGTTCTGCAAGGAGAGGCTGCCGACTGTTATGAAAAATTTTCCGGCAGGGTGATTTTTCCTCTGCAGAACAAGCAGGGAGAGGTGATCGGTTTCGGAGGCAGGATCATTGTGGAGAAGAATGCCGCTAAATATCTCAACTCTCCTGATTCTCTGCTTTTCAAGAAGGGTGAGAATTTTTATGGCATGCTGCAGTGCGCGCAAGGCATCCGGCAGAAGAACGCTGCCCTCCTGGTCGAGGGATATCTGGACCTGATTACACTGGTTCAGGCAGGTGTCGACAATGTCCTCGCCACGCTGGGGACAGCTCTTACTCCTCATCAGGCCAGAACTCTGAAGCGGATGTGCCGTGACATCTTTATTCTCTATGACAATGACGAGGCAGGCATCAAAGCTTCGCTGCGCTGCGGGGAAATTTTCGCCAAAGAGGGGGTGCTGGTATCGATCGTCAGAATCCCCGGGGCTAAAGACCCAGATGAGTTCATCAGGAAGTTCGGGCCTGAGAAGCTGGAGGAAGTTCTCAGAAAGAAGGTTTCCTATTTTGAGGTGAAGCTTGAGTTCCTGAATCGTGGAATCGACCTGGAAAATATCATTGACCGCAAGCGGCTTTATACTAATCTGAAGCAAGTGTTGACAGAAGTCCTGGAGTTTTCGGAATTGCTGTACGAAGACCTGCTCACGCTCTGGTCTTCAGAATACCGGGTCAGGAAAGAGCTGCTGAGGATTGAAAGCATCTCAATCCAGTCTGAAAAAAAACTGAAAAAAATCCTTGACGAACCGAAACCTATGGATAAAATTGAGAGAGAAGTTCTGCGCATGGCCTTGAATTTTGAAGAATACAGGGAAAAGCTTAAGTCCCTGGGGTCGCAGAGCGAGGATTTTTTCAAGGACGAGAGTCTCAAGGAGATTACCAGACAGATTATCAGTTCAGACAATCGAGCCGGCTGGATGAGGGAGCTTTCAGAAAAAGCGGTCCAGACCTTTACGGAGCTCACTTTTTCTCCTCCGACCGGGCTGGAATCCAGCGATTACTGGATGGGGCATATCTCAAAGCTTGAGCAGCGCTTGAAAAATGAGCAGCTGAAAAATATTAGACAAAAAATCAGCCAGGCCGAAGAGGCTGGTGACTATGAGGCGGTGCAGAAATGGCAGGAGCTTTATCTGAAGCTTTCGAAAAACCTACAACCCAATGGATGA
- the mazF gene encoding endoribonuclease MazF, with product MGSKIPRQGSYLMGIKYVPERGDIVWLSFDPQAGHEYSGRRPALVLSPFLYNEKTGLAIFCPITSRIKSYPFEVLIPGDLSEIEGAILSDQVHSLDWRVRKALFICRLPEEITAEVLEKLGLLLELGSFS from the coding sequence ATGGGAAGTAAAATCCCGCGGCAGGGAAGCTATCTGATGGGTATAAAATACGTACCTGAGCGTGGCGACATTGTCTGGCTCAGTTTCGATCCCCAGGCCGGGCATGAGTATTCAGGCCGCAGACCTGCCCTGGTGCTGTCACCATTTTTATATAATGAAAAAACCGGACTGGCGATATTCTGCCCGATAACCTCCAGAATCAAAAGCTATCCTTTCGAAGTCCTGATTCCGGGGGATCTTTCTGAAATTGAGGGGGCAATTCTCTCAGATCAGGTCCACAGTCTGGACTGGCGAGTACGCAAGGCTCTATTCATCTGCAGGCTTCCGGAAGAGATCACGGCAGAAGTCCTGGAAAAGCTCGGGCTGCTGCTGGAGCTGGGATCTTTCTCTTGA
- a CDS encoding type II toxin-antitoxin system VapC family toxin, translating into MSKLKRLYIDTSVFGGVFDVEFQKISRAFFDQAAKNTFILTTSELVRQEIQAAPKEVIAFFDNMLGACELVDVTREAYELQQAYFKAGILSRRHFDDALHVAICTSSGCNGIISWNLKHIVHYQKIPKYNAVNVLKGYQAIFIHSPQEVCG; encoded by the coding sequence ATGTCAAAATTAAAACGACTTTATATTGATACTTCCGTGTTCGGAGGAGTATTTGACGTTGAATTTCAAAAGATCAGCAGAGCCTTTTTTGACCAGGCTGCAAAAAATACGTTTATTCTGACAACCTCCGAACTGGTGCGACAGGAAATCCAAGCAGCTCCGAAAGAAGTGATTGCTTTTTTCGATAACATGCTTGGAGCTTGTGAACTTGTTGATGTCACCCGTGAGGCTTATGAACTGCAGCAGGCCTATTTCAAAGCAGGAATCCTTTCCAGAAGACACTTTGACGATGCTCTCCATGTGGCAATCTGCACTTCTTCGGGATGTAACGGGATTATCAGCTGGAATCTCAAGCACATTGTTCATTACCAGAAGATTCCGAAATACAATGCCGTCAATGTTCTCAAAGGATACCAGGCTATTTTTATTCATTCTCCGCAGGAGGTATGTGGATGA
- the rpsU gene encoding 30S ribosomal protein S21 yields the protein MAEVRVEKDEPLEKALKRFRKKCELSGILSEIKKRAHYEKPSEKKKRKIQEARRKMRKKMMKERKYS from the coding sequence ATGGCAGAAGTCAGGGTCGAAAAAGACGAACCTTTGGAGAAGGCTTTGAAGCGCTTCCGCAAGAAGTGCGAGCTTTCCGGGATCCTGTCTGAAATCAAGAAGAGGGCGCATTATGAAAAGCCTTCTGAGAAGAAGAAGAGAAAGATCCAGGAAGCCCGTCGCAAGATGCGGAAAAAGATGATGAAAGAAAGAAAGTATTCCTGA
- the argF gene encoding ornithine carbamoyltransferase, producing the protein MPFNLKGRSLLSLMEYTPAEIEYLLDLSATLKQNKRMGILGNALNRKNIALIFEKASTRTRCAFVAAVVDEGGHAEYLSKNDIQLGKKESVEDTARVLGRYFDGIQFRGFSQEVVEKLAKYAGVPVWNGLTDMFHPTQVLADLLTVKEKFGTLRGIKFVYCGDGRNNMGNTLLIGCAKMGMTFGMAAPRELWPEEKLIQYANSVAMETGAVIEFGEDPKKVAKGADVLYTDVWVSMGEEDKPGIKERVEKLRPYQVNMALIKATGKEHPIFLHCLPAVHENEVSHELFESKYSFVFDQAENRLHTIKAVMVATV; encoded by the coding sequence ATGCCCTTCAATCTCAAAGGACGCAGCCTTCTCTCTCTCATGGAGTACACACCAGCGGAAATCGAATACCTGCTAGACCTTTCCGCTACTTTAAAGCAAAATAAGCGGATGGGAATTCTGGGTAATGCCTTGAACAGAAAAAACATTGCCCTGATTTTCGAAAAAGCTTCCACACGCACCCGTTGCGCATTTGTAGCAGCTGTCGTGGATGAAGGCGGACATGCCGAATATCTTTCCAAGAATGACATCCAGCTCGGCAAGAAAGAATCAGTTGAAGATACCGCAAGAGTGCTCGGCCGTTATTTCGACGGCATCCAGTTCCGCGGCTTCTCCCAGGAAGTGGTGGAAAAGCTTGCTAAATACGCGGGCGTGCCGGTCTGGAACGGACTGACTGACATGTTCCACCCCACCCAGGTATTGGCCGACCTGCTGACTGTGAAGGAAAAATTCGGTACATTACGCGGGATCAAGTTCGTCTACTGCGGCGACGGCCGCAACAACATGGGCAACACACTGCTGATCGGCTGCGCCAAGATGGGCATGACCTTCGGCATGGCAGCTCCACGCGAACTCTGGCCTGAAGAGAAACTGATCCAGTATGCGAACAGCGTGGCCATGGAAACCGGTGCAGTGATCGAGTTCGGCGAGGACCCGAAAAAAGTGGCCAAGGGAGCTGACGTACTCTACACGGACGTCTGGGTCTCGATGGGCGAAGAAGACAAGCCAGGCATCAAGGAGCGCGTGGAAAAGCTGCGGCCCTATCAGGTGAACATGGCTCTGATCAAGGCTACAGGCAAGGAGCACCCGATCTTTTTGCACTGCCTGCCCGCAGTCCACGAGAACGAAGTCAGCCACGAGCTGTTCGAGAGCAAATATTCCTTTGTCTTCGACCAGGCCGAAAACCGCCTGCACACGATCAAGGCTGTAATGGTGGCGACCGTATAG